From one Streptomyces sp. SCSIO 30461 genomic stretch:
- a CDS encoding cupredoxin domain-containing protein, which yields MPLLPRSHGVGVAVLGFLCLAPLVTGCGDGDGGTSPTAPSTPSASPTVAAIDRIAIQGFAFKPADLMVRPGATITVVNQDSAPHTVTATEGEAFDTGEIAGGKSTTFTAPDGPGTYPFFCSIHPNMKATLTVA from the coding sequence ATGCCTCTTCTCCCCCGCTCGCACGGGGTCGGCGTCGCCGTACTCGGCTTCCTGTGTCTCGCGCCGCTCGTCACCGGCTGTGGAGACGGCGACGGCGGTACGTCTCCCACCGCGCCCAGCACGCCGTCCGCGAGCCCCACAGTGGCCGCCATCGACCGGATCGCCATCCAGGGTTTCGCCTTCAAGCCGGCGGATCTGATGGTCCGCCCCGGGGCGACCATCACTGTGGTCAACCAGGACTCGGCTCCTCACACGGTCACGGCCACGGAGGGCGAGGCGTTCGACACCGGCGAGATCGCGGGCGGGAAGTCGACCACCTTCACCGCCCCGGACGGGCCCGGCACGTACCCCTTCTTCTGCTCGATCCACCCGAACATGAAGGCGACACTCACAGTCGCCTGA
- a CDS encoding DUF3105 domain-containing protein has translation MTTFAVSAAILAAAVGGVGYLVSTSDDSGGSRAAPIAGERTWSDLGRNHVTGGVTYPMTPPAGGDHDPGWQNCDRTIRK, from the coding sequence GTGACCACGTTCGCCGTCTCGGCGGCGATTCTGGCGGCGGCCGTCGGCGGTGTCGGGTACCTCGTGTCGACGAGTGACGACTCGGGCGGGAGTCGGGCCGCTCCGATCGCGGGCGAGCGCACATGGTCCGACCTGGGCAGGAACCACGTCACCGGTGGCGTCACCTACCCGATGACCCCGCCCGCCGGTGGTGATCACGACCCTGGCTGGCAGAACTGCGATCGCACCATCAGAAAGTGA
- a CDS encoding four-helix bundle copper-binding protein: MTTAKDILATYPADLGNIDQDKLARCVEACTMCAQVCTACADACLSEGMVGDLIKCIRTDMDCADICNVTASVLSRHTGYDANVTAALLKACAVACKACGDECASHADMHDHCRLCAEACRACEAACDELLAALG; this comes from the coding sequence ATGACCACGGCCAAGGACATCCTCGCCACCTACCCGGCCGATCTCGGAAACATCGACCAGGACAAGCTCGCACGCTGCGTCGAGGCATGCACGATGTGCGCCCAGGTGTGTACGGCGTGCGCGGACGCGTGTCTGTCCGAAGGAATGGTCGGCGACCTGATCAAGTGCATCCGCACCGACATGGACTGCGCCGACATCTGCAACGTCACCGCTTCGGTGCTGTCCCGTCACACGGGCTACGACGCCAACGTCACCGCCGCGCTGCTCAAGGCGTGCGCGGTGGCCTGCAAGGCGTGCGGCGACGAATGCGCGTCACACGCGGACATGCACGACCACTGCCGCCTGTGCGCGGAGGCGTGCCGGGCCTGCGAAGCAGCATGCGACGAACTCCTCGCGGCCCTGGGCTGA
- a CDS encoding DUF1326 domain-containing protein: MHEGHFGDVRLDGLALVAPGEFASSMWAENTDSLMSVMSYADAKGTPSQRDALEHIFRGDVRGWPGTFVSLICDVREGRYAPIKR; encoded by the coding sequence ATGCACGAGGGGCACTTCGGGGACGTGCGGCTCGACGGCCTCGCGCTCGTAGCGCCGGGCGAGTTCGCCAGCAGCATGTGGGCGGAGAACACTGATTCCCTTATGAGCGTGATGTCCTATGCGGACGCCAAGGGAACTCCCTCGCAGCGCGACGCGCTGGAACACATCTTCCGGGGCGATGTCAGAGGATGGCCCGGCACCTTCGTTTCGCTGATCTGCGACGTGCGCGAGGGACGGTACGCGCCGATCAAACGGTAG
- a CDS encoding TVP38/TMEM64 family protein, with amino-acid sequence MTPSVRLGLLVAILAAAAGSLLLWSPQRVLSQELTSEVPPVWAGLAFVLVFAIATLAFFPKPVLNVAAGVLFGAPEGLLLAVAGTTLGAVLAFRLGRGLGREALQPFLKGKVLAALDRRLTQQGFRSVFLLRAVPGVPFPAVNFAAAFSGVRLRSFAAATALGVLPGTAAYVVAGASASSPTSPAFLISAGVMVALTALTVVSMWRSRRAVAATTAHGVA; translated from the coding sequence ATGACACCGTCCGTCCGGCTGGGTCTGCTCGTCGCGATCCTGGCAGCGGCGGCCGGTTCCCTCCTCCTGTGGAGCCCCCAGCGCGTCCTCTCGCAGGAGCTCACCTCCGAGGTTCCGCCCGTCTGGGCGGGGCTCGCCTTCGTGCTCGTGTTCGCGATCGCCACCCTGGCGTTCTTCCCGAAGCCCGTGCTCAACGTGGCGGCCGGGGTCCTCTTCGGCGCCCCGGAGGGGCTGCTGCTGGCGGTGGCAGGGACGACGCTCGGCGCGGTCCTGGCCTTCAGGCTGGGACGGGGCCTCGGGCGCGAGGCGCTGCAGCCGTTCCTGAAGGGGAAGGTGCTGGCGGCCCTGGACCGGCGGCTCACCCAGCAGGGCTTTCGTAGCGTGTTCCTGCTGAGGGCGGTGCCCGGCGTCCCCTTCCCGGCGGTCAACTTCGCCGCTGCCTTCTCCGGCGTACGGCTGCGCTCCTTTGCCGCCGCCACGGCGCTGGGTGTTTTGCCCGGTACGGCTGCCTACGTGGTCGCCGGAGCCTCCGCCTCGTCGCCGACCTCGCCGGCGTTCCTGATCTCGGCCGGCGTCATGGTCGCGCTGACGGCGCTCACCGTCGTCTCGATGTGGCGATCCCGGCGTGCGGTCGCCGCGACGACCGCCCACGGTGTGGCCTGA
- a CDS encoding MFS transporter yields the protein MITVGMVLTAAGLLVLAGIDPGWGVSQLLPGFLITGMGIARTTTPVTTATMGNVPPAHADTASGTLNASRMLGLSLGIAVMGAVVAAQWPGDLADSVDPKAFADGIAAGFQVNAAIALAAAVLAAVTIHDEPRQRRQRASSRSH from the coding sequence CTGATCACCGTCGGCATGGTTCTGACGGCGGCGGGGCTCCTCGTCCTGGCCGGCATCGACCCGGGGTGGGGAGTGAGTCAGCTGCTCCCGGGGTTCCTCATCACCGGCATGGGCATCGCACGGACCACCACCCCCGTCACGACGGCGACGATGGGCAACGTGCCACCGGCACACGCCGACACCGCCAGCGGCACCCTGAACGCCTCCCGGATGCTCGGCCTCTCGCTCGGGATCGCCGTCATGGGCGCGGTCGTGGCCGCGCAATGGCCAGGTGACCTGGCGGATTCCGTCGACCCCAAGGCGTTCGCGGACGGCATCGCAGCCGGCTTCCAGGTCAACGCCGCGATCGCGCTGGCCGCCGCGGTACTCGCGGCGGTGACCATTCACGACGAACCCCGGCAGCGGCGACAACGAGCCTCGAGCCGCTCACACTGA
- a CDS encoding response regulator transcription factor, with protein MSEGLVAAPSQRALVVDDEVELARLVGDYLSREGFAVDVAHDGEHALRLARAAAPDVVVLDVMMPGIDGMEVCRQLRTFTDAYVIMLTARAEEVDKIVGLSVGADDYLTKPFSPRELVARVKAMLRRPRASQAGAKHAPPVRRFGELTIDPEAREVTVADRRVELTRLEFDLLEALSARPRMAFSRRQLIEQVWAKGWGGDEHVVDVHIAHLRRKLKDAPSAPRYVMTVRGVGYRMGPG; from the coding sequence ATGAGCGAGGGCCTGGTCGCGGCGCCGTCCCAGCGTGCCCTGGTGGTCGACGACGAGGTGGAGTTGGCCCGGCTGGTCGGTGACTACCTGTCCCGCGAGGGGTTCGCGGTCGACGTCGCGCACGACGGGGAGCACGCCCTCCGGCTGGCCCGAGCCGCAGCGCCGGACGTGGTGGTGCTCGACGTGATGATGCCCGGCATCGACGGCATGGAGGTGTGCCGACAGCTGCGCACCTTCACCGACGCCTACGTCATCATGCTGACCGCGCGGGCCGAGGAGGTCGACAAGATCGTCGGCCTGTCGGTGGGCGCCGACGACTACCTGACCAAGCCGTTCAGCCCCAGGGAGCTCGTCGCCCGGGTCAAGGCGATGCTGCGCCGGCCCCGGGCCTCGCAGGCGGGGGCGAAGCACGCGCCACCGGTGCGCCGGTTCGGCGAGCTGACGATCGACCCCGAGGCCCGGGAGGTCACCGTCGCGGACCGCCGGGTGGAGCTCACCCGGCTGGAGTTCGACCTGCTGGAAGCGCTGTCGGCCCGCCCACGCATGGCCTTCAGCCGCCGGCAGCTGATCGAGCAGGTCTGGGCGAAGGGCTGGGGCGGCGACGAACACGTCGTCGACGTCCACATCGCGCACCTGCGGCGCAAGCTCAAAGACGCCCCGTCCGCGCCCCGCTATGTGATGACCGTGCGCGGCGTCGGCTACCGGATGGGGCCCGGCTGA
- a CDS encoding ATP-binding protein, whose product MPRRLGLTGQLVLAQLLAVLAGAAALAAVALAIGPPLFRSHVRRAVGAVSPQLSDHLQDAFLAAGGISVGIGMAAFLLAAVTAGLLITRRISRPVRALADAAARLAAGDHSTRLGPTGLGADFDTLTDAFNTMATALESTEQTRRRLLGDVAHELRTPLATIEAYLEGLADGVRTLDAQTLSVLGTQTARLHRLVEDISLVSRAEEQQLALARAIVPAGRLVEAAASATRPAYQAKGVHLRLAVSPHAPAVDVDEDRVVQVLVNLLTNALRHTPTGGTVTITAEPAETGALLLSVADTGEGIAAEHLPHIFERFYRADPARDRAHGGSGIGLAIARALVQAHGGTITASSQGPGTGAVFRISLPAAP is encoded by the coding sequence ATGCCCCGACGGCTGGGCCTGACCGGTCAGCTGGTGCTCGCCCAGCTGCTCGCGGTCCTGGCCGGAGCCGCCGCCCTCGCCGCCGTCGCCCTCGCCATCGGCCCGCCCCTGTTCCGCAGCCACGTCCGCCGTGCGGTCGGCGCCGTCTCCCCACAGCTGTCCGATCACCTGCAGGACGCCTTCCTCGCCGCAGGCGGCATCTCCGTCGGCATCGGCATGGCCGCCTTCCTGCTCGCCGCCGTCACCGCCGGCCTGCTCATCACCCGCAGGATCTCCCGTCCCGTCAGGGCCCTCGCCGACGCGGCGGCCCGCCTGGCCGCCGGCGACCACAGCACCCGCCTGGGTCCGACAGGGCTCGGGGCGGACTTCGACACCCTCACCGACGCCTTCAACACCATGGCCACCGCGTTGGAAAGCACCGAACAGACCCGCCGACGACTGCTCGGTGACGTGGCGCATGAACTGCGCACCCCGCTGGCGACCATCGAGGCGTATCTGGAGGGGCTCGCCGACGGGGTGCGCACGCTCGACGCACAGACCCTGAGCGTGCTGGGCACGCAGACCGCCCGGCTGCACCGGCTGGTCGAGGACATCTCCCTGGTCTCCCGCGCCGAGGAACAGCAGCTCGCGCTGGCGCGGGCGATCGTCCCTGCCGGGCGGCTGGTCGAGGCCGCCGCGTCTGCTACCCGTCCCGCGTACCAGGCCAAGGGCGTGCACCTGCGCCTCGCCGTCAGTCCCCACGCCCCTGCTGTGGACGTGGACGAGGACCGGGTCGTCCAGGTGCTCGTCAACCTCCTCACCAACGCGCTGCGCCACACTCCCACCGGCGGCACGGTCACCATCACCGCCGAACCCGCCGAGACGGGCGCGCTGCTGCTCAGTGTGGCCGACACCGGAGAGGGCATCGCCGCGGAACACCTGCCGCACATCTTCGAGCGGTTCTACCGAGCCGACCCCGCCCGCGACCGTGCGCACGGCGGCTCCGGCATCGGCCTGGCCATCGCCCGCGCTCTCGTCCAGGCCCACGGAGGCACGATCACCGCGAGCAGCCAGGGACCCGGCACCGGCGCCGTCTTCCGGATCAGCCTGCCGGCCGCTCCGTGA
- a CDS encoding multicopper oxidase family protein, whose translation MSNSSMSNRWFRPRWLIALVALITAAGVGIGLWTTGSSSATASTPVKPDDPAVNAAEAARQNPDARVRDVTLNAAPTTLQLGGKKVSTWAFNGKVPGPEIRLRAGDVLQARVNNGLPDPLTVHWHGVALRNDMDGVPDVTQKAIKPGGTFTYRFTVTDPGTFFYHSHVGTQLDRGLYGPLIVDDPSDTAAPRRDITVMLDDWLDGTGRTPDQVLDRLRSGSAGTMPGMAGDGMEGHDMGSMPGMNGSEDGSTSDSSMMSGDTPTGDNPLGGDTSDVTYPYYLINGRPPASPAAFTVKPGERIRLRIINAAADTPFRVALGGSPLTVTATDGFPVRPAAADAVLLGMGERYDAEVTVPGSGVFPLVAAAEGAEDESAQALAVLRAAPGPNPMPDVKPKELSGRLLAPGDLHATPAVTLPAREPDRTYTVGLTGDMNTYKWGVTAPAEQGTTLPVRQSERIKLVLENRSMMWHPMHLHGHTFQVEGDGAPGPRKDTVIVPPMGRVTVELDANNPGQWPLHCHNAYHAEAGMQTMLSYVK comes from the coding sequence ATGAGCAACAGTTCCATGAGCAACAGATGGTTCCGCCCGCGCTGGCTGATCGCCCTGGTCGCCCTCATCACCGCTGCCGGTGTCGGCATCGGCCTGTGGACGACCGGGTCGTCGTCCGCCACGGCATCCACCCCGGTCAAACCGGACGACCCCGCCGTGAACGCGGCCGAGGCCGCCCGCCAGAACCCGGACGCGCGGGTGCGGGACGTGACCCTGAACGCCGCTCCCACGACACTGCAGCTCGGCGGGAAGAAGGTCAGCACCTGGGCCTTCAACGGCAAGGTCCCCGGACCGGAGATCCGTCTGCGCGCCGGCGACGTCCTGCAGGCCAGGGTCAACAATGGGCTGCCCGACCCGCTGACCGTGCACTGGCACGGTGTCGCGCTGCGCAACGACATGGACGGCGTGCCCGACGTGACACAGAAGGCGATCAAGCCCGGCGGCACGTTCACTTACCGGTTCACCGTCACGGACCCGGGCACCTTCTTCTACCACTCGCACGTCGGCACACAGCTGGACCGCGGACTGTACGGGCCGCTGATCGTGGACGACCCCAGCGACACCGCCGCCCCGCGCCGCGACATCACCGTGATGCTCGACGACTGGCTCGACGGCACCGGCCGCACCCCCGACCAGGTCCTCGACCGGCTCCGCTCCGGCAGCGCCGGCACCATGCCCGGCATGGCGGGCGACGGCATGGAGGGCCACGACATGGGTTCCATGCCCGGCATGAACGGCTCGGAAGACGGTTCGACATCGGACAGCTCGATGATGAGCGGCGACACGCCGACCGGGGACAATCCGCTGGGCGGCGACACCAGTGACGTCACGTACCCGTACTACCTGATCAACGGACGCCCGCCAGCCTCCCCGGCCGCCTTCACCGTGAAGCCGGGTGAGCGCATCCGTCTGCGGATCATCAACGCCGCCGCGGACACCCCGTTCCGTGTCGCGCTCGGCGGCAGCCCCCTGACGGTCACCGCCACGGACGGCTTCCCGGTCCGGCCCGCCGCAGCGGACGCCGTCCTGCTGGGCATGGGCGAACGGTACGACGCGGAGGTCACCGTGCCCGGGTCCGGAGTCTTCCCGCTGGTCGCCGCCGCCGAGGGCGCCGAAGACGAGTCGGCGCAGGCACTCGCGGTGCTCCGCGCCGCGCCCGGGCCGAACCCCATGCCCGACGTCAAGCCGAAGGAACTGAGCGGCCGGCTCCTGGCCCCCGGCGACCTGCACGCCACCCCGGCCGTCACACTGCCCGCACGCGAGCCCGACCGTACCTACACCGTCGGCCTCACCGGTGACATGAACACCTACAAGTGGGGCGTGACCGCCCCCGCGGAGCAGGGCACCACGCTGCCGGTCCGGCAGAGCGAGCGGATCAAGCTGGTGCTGGAGAACCGGAGCATGATGTGGCACCCGATGCACCTGCACGGCCACACCTTCCAGGTGGAAGGCGACGGCGCCCCGGGACCGCGCAAGGACACGGTCATCGTGCCGCCCATGGGCAGGGTCACCGTCGAGCTCGACGCGAACAACCCCGGCCAGTGGCCGCTGCACTGCCACAACGCCTACCACGCGGAGGCAGGGATGCAGACCATGCTCTCCTACGTGAAGTAG
- a CDS encoding PspA/IM30 family protein gives MTSITRRITTLFRVKANKALDKAEDPREVLDYSYVLQQEMLQKVRRGVADVATSRKHVELQIGQLEQSSGKLEGQAQQALAAGREDLAREALARRTAVASQLADLQGQHETLQAEEEKLTLAAQRLQAKVDAFRTSKETIKARYTAAEAQTRVTEAVTGIGEELGDVGLAMQRAQDKTEELQARAGALDELIASGALEDATLPAGRDDIQAELERVTAGQDVETELARMKAQLPASATPPAVEGKGTAASTPDQEATS, from the coding sequence ATGACCAGCATCACCCGCCGCATCACCACCCTGTTCCGGGTCAAGGCGAACAAGGCCCTCGACAAGGCCGAGGACCCGCGCGAGGTACTGGACTACTCCTACGTCCTGCAGCAGGAGATGCTGCAGAAGGTACGGCGTGGCGTGGCCGACGTGGCCACCAGCCGCAAGCACGTCGAATTGCAGATCGGGCAACTGGAGCAGTCCAGCGGCAAGCTGGAGGGGCAGGCGCAGCAGGCGCTGGCCGCCGGACGCGAGGACCTCGCCCGCGAGGCCCTGGCCCGGCGCACCGCCGTGGCCTCCCAGCTCGCCGACCTCCAGGGCCAGCACGAGACCTTGCAGGCCGAGGAGGAGAAGCTGACCCTCGCCGCGCAGCGCCTGCAGGCGAAGGTGGACGCCTTCCGTACCAGCAAGGAGACCATCAAGGCCCGCTACACCGCGGCCGAGGCCCAGACCCGTGTCACCGAGGCCGTCACCGGCATCGGTGAGGAACTGGGCGATGTCGGCCTGGCCATGCAGCGTGCCCAGGACAAGACCGAGGAGCTGCAGGCCCGCGCGGGCGCGCTGGACGAGCTGATCGCCTCCGGCGCCCTGGAGGACGCCACCCTGCCGGCCGGACGCGACGACATCCAGGCCGAACTCGAACGCGTCACCGCCGGCCAGGACGTGGAGACCGAGCTGGCCCGGATGAAGGCCCAGCTCCCGGCCTCCGCCACCCCACCCGCCGTGGAAGGCAAGGGCACCGCGGCGAGCACGCCGGACCAGGAGGCGACATCATGA
- the pspAA gene encoding PspA-associated protein PspAA, with amino-acid sequence MIMRILGEGQYKIDDKHLDHLNELDSDLQSAADAGDETAFATALSALLDAVRALGTRLPDETITPSDLMLPDADTSLTRVRALLSDEGLIPG; translated from the coding sequence ATGATCATGCGCATCCTGGGCGAGGGCCAGTATAAGATCGACGACAAGCACCTCGACCATCTCAACGAGCTGGACTCCGACCTGCAGTCGGCCGCCGACGCGGGCGACGAGACCGCCTTCGCCACCGCGCTGTCGGCCCTGCTGGACGCCGTACGCGCCCTCGGCACCCGACTGCCGGACGAGACGATCACGCCGTCCGACCTGATGCTTCCCGATGCGGACACCAGCCTCACGCGGGTGCGGGCGCTGCTCTCGGACGAGGGCCTGATCCCGGGGTGA
- the pspAB gene encoding PspA-associated protein PspAB, with protein sequence MGFLDALFGRSKPVKPDLDQLFGLPSAAITLQAAIGFRPTGTGSVCFASIEGGAFAQVQDEVRALLDADSQRGGTPVEFSRDDYGYSWLLTRRSPDDLPGLVGDLHAVNTTLQDSGFGPQLLCSLVAFHDAELRPLALIYLYKRGSFYPFAPLPGEKRDNPLELQVKAVLKDDLRIEQDLTRWFPLWGAPGL encoded by the coding sequence GTGGGTTTCCTCGACGCGCTGTTCGGTCGGAGCAAACCGGTCAAGCCCGACCTCGACCAGCTCTTCGGCCTGCCGTCGGCGGCGATCACCCTCCAGGCAGCGATCGGCTTCCGCCCGACCGGGACCGGTTCCGTGTGCTTCGCGAGCATCGAGGGCGGCGCCTTCGCCCAAGTCCAGGACGAGGTACGCGCACTGCTCGACGCCGATTCCCAACGGGGCGGCACGCCAGTGGAGTTCAGCCGCGACGACTACGGATACTCGTGGCTGCTCACCCGCCGGAGCCCGGACGATCTGCCCGGCCTCGTGGGTGACCTGCACGCAGTGAACACCACCCTCCAGGACAGCGGCTTCGGACCCCAACTGCTCTGCTCGCTCGTCGCCTTCCACGACGCCGAGCTCCGGCCGCTCGCCCTGATCTACCTCTACAAACGCGGTTCGTTCTACCCGTTCGCTCCCCTGCCCGGCGAGAAGCGCGACAACCCGCTCGAACTCCAGGTCAAGGCCGTTCTCAAGGACGACCTCCGCATCGAGCAGGACCTGACCCGCTGGTTCCCCCTCTGGGGCGCGCCCGGCCTGTGA
- a CDS encoding Rieske (2Fe-2S) protein — MSGTQGPAHTVARRTVVTAAGGAGMCLALAACGGSNESGAAGEPAADQSAKDPAGSTGGGSGGGGKALAKTTDIPEGGGKVIGDVVVTQPKAGEFKAFSAKCTHQGCSVKGVSDNMINCPCHNSLFDASDGTVHKGPATTPLPATPIVVDGDTIRLA; from the coding sequence ATGAGCGGAACACAGGGACCGGCGCACACCGTGGCACGCCGCACCGTCGTCACGGCGGCGGGCGGAGCGGGGATGTGTCTGGCCCTCGCGGCCTGCGGTGGATCGAACGAGTCAGGCGCCGCCGGGGAACCCGCCGCCGACCAGAGCGCCAAGGACCCCGCCGGCAGCACGGGCGGCGGTAGCGGTGGCGGTGGGAAGGCACTCGCCAAGACCACGGACATCCCCGAGGGCGGTGGCAAGGTGATCGGCGATGTGGTGGTGACCCAGCCGAAGGCCGGGGAGTTCAAGGCATTCTCAGCGAAGTGCACCCATCAGGGCTGCTCCGTGAAGGGTGTATCCGACAATATGATCAACTGCCCGTGCCACAACAGCCTGTTCGACGCATCCGACGGCACGGTACACAAGGGTCCGGCGACCACCCCGCTGCCGGCCACGCCGATCGTGGTGGACGGGGACACGATCAGGCTGGCGTGA
- a CDS encoding cysteine hydrolase yields the protein MPTHERLAEQIDPDSTALLTVECQNGVIGPDSALPELAAEARSSGVTARIARLVAGAHEAGVQVLHAVAERRPDGRGSNRNARLFRAARRLPVQQHPGTAAVRVAAPIEVADEDILVRRLHGLSPIAGTDVDALLRNLGCRSLVVTGVSANVAIPNAVFDAVNLGYTTVVPADAIAGVPTEYTHEMIRNTLALVATVTTTDDVLACWKGPGRIART from the coding sequence ATGCCCACCCACGAACGACTGGCCGAGCAGATCGACCCGGACAGCACCGCACTGCTGACCGTCGAGTGCCAGAACGGCGTCATAGGACCGGACAGCGCCCTCCCCGAACTAGCCGCCGAGGCACGGTCGTCCGGAGTGACGGCGCGGATCGCCCGCCTGGTCGCCGGGGCACACGAGGCGGGGGTCCAGGTGCTGCACGCGGTGGCGGAGCGGCGGCCTGACGGGCGCGGGTCGAACCGCAACGCACGCCTCTTCCGGGCGGCGCGGCGCCTGCCGGTGCAGCAGCACCCCGGCACCGCGGCGGTCCGTGTCGCAGCGCCCATCGAGGTCGCGGACGAGGACATCCTCGTTCGCAGACTGCACGGGCTGTCCCCGATCGCGGGCACCGACGTGGACGCCCTGCTGCGGAATCTGGGCTGTCGGAGCCTGGTCGTCACGGGAGTCTCAGCCAATGTGGCGATTCCGAACGCGGTCTTCGACGCCGTCAATCTCGGCTATACGACCGTCGTACCCGCGGACGCCATCGCGGGAGTGCCCACCGAGTACACCCACGAGATGATCAGGAACACGCTCGCTCTCGTGGCCACCGTCACCACCACCGACGATGTGCTCGCGTGCTGGAAGGGGCCGGGGCGGATCGCCCGGACCTGA
- a CDS encoding pyridoxamine 5'-phosphate oxidase family protein gives MPATQRRGRRIMMTSDELDVFLTEQRTCRVATVSTDGRPHASTLWFAWDGTSLWLYSITRSRRWADLRRDPRVAVVVDSGEEYGELRGAELSGSVEFVGEAPRTGEPNSSLEQVERLFAQKNFGLDEMPHDGRHAWVRLTPESIASWDFRKLATP, from the coding sequence ATGCCCGCCACTCAGCGCCGTGGCCGCCGCATCATGATGACCTCCGACGAACTCGACGTCTTTCTCACCGAGCAGCGCACCTGCCGTGTGGCGACGGTGTCCACCGACGGACGACCGCATGCCAGCACCCTGTGGTTCGCCTGGGACGGCACGTCCCTCTGGCTGTACTCCATCACCCGCAGCCGCCGCTGGGCGGATCTGCGCCGCGATCCGCGGGTCGCGGTGGTGGTGGACTCCGGTGAGGAGTACGGCGAACTGCGGGGTGCCGAGCTGTCAGGCAGCGTCGAGTTCGTCGGCGAGGCCCCGCGAACCGGCGAGCCGAATTCCTCCCTCGAACAGGTCGAGCGCTTGTTCGCCCAGAAGAACTTCGGCCTGGACGAGATGCCACACGACGGCCGGCACGCCTGGGTGAGGCTCACCCCCGAGTCGATCGCGTCCTGGGACTTCCGCAAACTGGCCACGCCGTGA
- a CDS encoding LysR family transcriptional regulator encodes MLNLERLRTLHALARHGSVSAAAEGLHVTTSAVSQQMAKLEREIGQQLLAKYGRGVRLTDAGRLLADHAARILSQVELAQADIEAQLGRVVGEARIGAFPTAARGLFPEALAALRDAHPELRVRASEVEPEDAVRQVVGGDLDLAVVLDWSNKRLPVPGGLARAQLLDDAADVAMPVDHPLARSAEVDLEDFADDPWVSWPEGEFCYEWLVFTLRSKGVEPRIAHMAGEHHTQLALIAAGLGVCVTPRLGRGPVPEGVTFVPVRQQMRRHIYAVWRGDADRRPSIRAAVEALRRAAASVAAS; translated from the coding sequence ATGTTGAATCTGGAGCGGCTACGCACCCTGCACGCACTGGCACGGCACGGCTCGGTCAGCGCGGCGGCAGAAGGCCTGCACGTGACCACATCGGCCGTGTCCCAGCAGATGGCGAAGCTGGAGCGGGAGATCGGACAGCAGCTTCTCGCCAAGTACGGCAGGGGCGTGCGACTCACCGACGCGGGGCGTCTGCTCGCCGACCACGCCGCCAGAATCCTCTCGCAGGTGGAGCTCGCCCAGGCCGACATCGAGGCACAGCTCGGACGGGTCGTCGGCGAGGCGCGTATCGGCGCGTTCCCGACCGCCGCACGCGGACTGTTCCCCGAAGCGCTCGCCGCCCTGCGCGACGCCCATCCCGAACTGCGCGTGCGTGCCAGCGAGGTGGAGCCGGAGGACGCCGTACGGCAGGTGGTCGGCGGTGACCTCGATCTGGCCGTGGTCCTCGACTGGAGCAACAAGCGACTGCCCGTGCCCGGTGGCCTGGCCCGTGCACAGCTTCTCGACGACGCGGCGGATGTCGCCATGCCGGTGGACCATCCGCTCGCGAGGAGCGCCGAAGTGGACCTCGAGGACTTCGCGGACGACCCGTGGGTGTCCTGGCCCGAGGGCGAGTTCTGCTACGAGTGGCTGGTCTTCACGCTTCGCTCGAAGGGGGTCGAGCCCCGGATCGCGCACATGGCGGGGGAGCACCATACGCAGCTGGCGCTGATCGCCGCGGGACTCGGGGTGTGTGTCACCCCGCGACTCGGCCGGGGGCCGGTGCCGGAAGGTGTCACCTTCGTGCCCGTACGCCAGCAGATGCGCCGGCATATCTACGCCGTCTGGCGCGGTGACGCGGACCGGCGCCCTTCCATCCGGGCGGCGGTCGAAGCGCTGCGCCGGGCCGCGGCGAGCGTGGCTGCTTCCTGA